The following proteins are co-located in the Desulfatitalea tepidiphila genome:
- the rpe gene encoding ribulose-phosphate 3-epimerase, which translates to MPLIAPSILSADFSKLGAEVQAVEAAGADWIHIDVMDGHFVPNITMGPLVVEAVRRSTALPLDVHLMIENPDQYVAEFSKAGADYISVQVETCTHLHRTLHLIKEHSVKAGAVLNPATPLTALDWVLDDLDLVLVMSVNPGFGGQKFIASSLEKIRALRRLIDENHLKTLIQVDGGVNRGTVGDITRAGADVLVAGSAIFGSDDYQATIAELKAAH; encoded by the coding sequence GATTTTTCGAAACTTGGCGCGGAAGTTCAAGCTGTGGAGGCGGCAGGCGCCGACTGGATTCATATCGATGTCATGGATGGCCATTTTGTTCCCAATATCACCATGGGCCCCCTCGTCGTCGAAGCGGTCCGGCGCTCCACGGCCCTGCCGCTGGATGTGCATTTGATGATCGAAAACCCGGATCAATATGTGGCCGAATTCTCAAAGGCGGGGGCCGATTACATTTCCGTTCAGGTGGAGACCTGCACGCACCTGCACCGAACCCTCCATCTCATCAAAGAGCACAGCGTGAAGGCAGGCGCCGTGCTGAATCCGGCCACGCCCCTGACGGCGCTGGACTGGGTACTCGACGATCTGGATCTGGTGCTGGTGATGAGCGTCAATCCTGGCTTCGGTGGGCAGAAATTTATTGCCAGCAGCCTCGAAAAAATTCGCGCCCTGCGCCGGCTGATCGATGAAAACCACCTGAAAACGTTGATTCAAGTCGATGGGGGCGTAAACCGCGGAACGGTCGGCGACATCACCCGGGCCGGGGCAGACGTGCTGGTCGCCGGATCGGCCATATTCGGCAGCGATGATTACCAGGCCACCATCGCCGAGTTGAAAGCTGCACACTAA
- the aroQ gene encoding type II 3-dehydroquinate dehydratase, with amino-acid sequence MNTPNSGHQVLVIHGPNLNMLGLREPGIYGSTRLDEIDAQLKALGRQWGITVHCFQSNHEGAIVDRIQSAATIMGGLIINPAAYTHTSIAIRDALLLLPIPIIEVHLSNIHKREPFRRHSFVSDVATGQIVGLGVNGYYLALRAIADIIGATAST; translated from the coding sequence ATGAACACCCCGAATAGCGGCCATCAGGTCCTGGTCATCCACGGTCCCAATCTGAATATGCTCGGCTTGCGAGAGCCCGGCATTTACGGGTCCACCCGGCTCGATGAAATAGATGCCCAGCTAAAAGCGCTGGGCAGACAATGGGGAATTACCGTCCATTGCTTTCAGTCCAACCACGAGGGGGCCATCGTGGATCGGATCCAATCGGCCGCCACCATCATGGGTGGCCTGATCATCAATCCGGCTGCCTACACCCATACCAGCATCGCCATACGCGACGCGCTGTTGCTGCTGCCGATCCCGATCATCGAGGTGCATCTGTCCAATATTCACAAAAGAGAGCCGTTCCGACGCCATTCCTTTGTCTCTGATGTAGCTACCGGACAGATCGTAGGCCTCGGTGTAAACGGGTACTATCTGGCGTTGCGCGCGATTGCCGATATCATCGGCGCAACTGCCAGCACTTGA